The genome window TGACCATTTGCAACAGCTTCTGTCGTTGCTTGCGAGATTTCCTTTTTTGCTTCTTTGCCAGTCATACTATCATTGGATTCCAGGCCGATTTCATCTAAGACAATGCAATTACCTGACAAGATTAGAATCAAAATGAAAAATTTGAATCTAGAAAAAACTTTGATTGGATTGAAATTAGAGATCATTCATTCTACTCCTGAAAATATAAAACAATATTGATATGATGATTCTGCATTTATTTTTCTTTATCTGCATTTTCAATTGAGAGAATTGCGAATTTGGCAAGCTTCTTAGTTTCTTTATTCCCTGATTCTAGAATTTTCTTGAGAACAGGAATCGACTTCTTTTCTTTGCGATTGGCAATGGCTTCGATAGCAAGTTTGCTTTGGATAAGCTTGTTAGACAAGGCAAGCTCTTCAATTTGCTTTCTCGCTTCGTCTCCTTCAATTTCACCTAATGAAGATATTGCGAAAGGAGCAAGGTTATCATCGGACGCAAATTTTACCAAATCGTTAAGAGCTTTCGGATTTTTCAACACACCCAGGCTCTCAATTGATTGAATAGCAAGTCTTCGATCTTGAGATTTCCCCGCTTCAATCAAAACAGGGATTGATTTCTCTGTTCCAAGAAATCCGAGCGACCATGCTGCACCATAACGAGCTTCACCTGATTTTTCTCGGATTACTTTCCATAGAACAGTTTCAGATTCAGAATTACCGATCCAACCAAGAGATAGAGCAAGCTCTTCTCGGTCGGGAGAGCTAAGATCTGTTAGACGTTCTTCGATAGCAGGTCTTGAGACTTCATCTTTCCACTCACCCAGAATTTTAGCAGCAGGTCCAAGAGACAGAGTGTTATTCGCTTGGAAGATTGCACGGATCTTTCGTTTGTTTTCTTCATTCGGAAGTGTTGCTATAATCCCAGCTGCGAGGTATCGCAATTCTCTCTCTGGATTGCTTAGGTATCCGATCAACTTCGGAAAAGTGGACGGATCTCTTATTTCTTTTAGAGCGATATAAGAATTCTCACGAATCTTAGATTTATCTTCCACTAGTTTTTGAA of Leptospira sp. GIMC2001 contains these proteins:
- a CDS encoding HEAT repeat domain-containing protein, whose translation is MPEKLPDDEKQPVVNKSMIEDLKSTDTGLRRQAVLDCMENYNLDCIPQIQKLISTDTDPGVRSVSAIALGEYKDLSSLNKIIALKKDKEIFPDTIIDALSRMKDPKAGPHLIEYLDSDNHTTRLSTVEALFQCNAINQGSAILKMARANRDPEKDKTYAMAIGRVRYKPGEDYLIQNVRNAQAEEPTIAASVLALGKIGSRKSTELLIQKLVEDKSKIRENSYIALKEIRDPSTFPKLIGYLSNPERELRYLAAGIIATLPNEENKRKIRAIFQANNTLSLGPAAKILGEWKDEVSRPAIEERLTDLSSPDREELALSLGWIGNSESETVLWKVIREKSGEARYGAAWSLGFLGTEKSIPVLIEAGKSQDRRLAIQSIESLGVLKNPKALNDLVKFASDDNLAPFAISSLGEIEGDEARKQIEELALSNKLIQSKLAIEAIANRKEKKSIPVLKKILESGNKETKKLAKFAILSIENADKEK